The genomic stretch TGACCATGTCGATCGCCCTCAAGCAAGTCTTCAACAAGGACAAGACGTTCCGGCCCAAGCGCAAGTTCGAGCCGGGGACCCAGCGTTTTGAGCTGCACAAGAAAGCCCAGGCTTCTCTCAATTCAGGAGTGGACCTCAAGGCGGCTGTCCAGCTGCCCCATGGGGAAGATCTCAATGACTGGGTGGCTGTGCACGTGGTGGACTTCTTCAATCGCATCAACCTGATCTATGGCACCATCTGCGAATTCTGCACTGAGAAGACCTGCCCTGTCATGTCAGGGGGGCCCAGGTATGAATATCGGTGGCAGGACGACTTGAAATACAAGAAACCTACTGCCCTCCCGGCCCCCCAGTACATGTCGCTGCTCATGGATTGGATCGAGGTGCAGATCAACAACGAGGACATCTTCCCCACCAGCATAGGTAAGTAGGAATGATGACAAGTGAGTCCACATTAAAGAATTAAGGTTGAAAAAATTGCTTCCTTATAAATACAAGGATCCGTGCTTCCAAATTAACAAGAGTTTGTCTCACCAGGTGATCTGTTTATCAATTCACTTCTGTCCCTTTATTTCAAACATTGATAAGACATTGATTTCATATGGTGACATTTAGCAAAATCTGTTTAGTGGGGAGCACCTGTTCAAGCAGTACTGTTGTCCATCCTGTGTGTTGTAGTAAGTATTGAAACATGGTTGATTGAGAGACATTTAGGACCCAAATGGCTAGTGTAAGTGTACACTAGGAACCTTCAGgcacattttcttaaatatattgaATCTCTTATTATACTGATTCCAGTCTTATGATgaattagggctgggcgatatgacttaaaaaaaaaaaaaagtttgggcgatacacgatatatatctctttcttgtttttatccaatcaagccacaaaataagaccaaagacattcaaactacaagtatttcgttaatcctccagtaagcaaaactaacaaatactacatgcaggctgtcatggtaaatatatgcagaatgcaacacattacagggcaagtgttgtgtgatttacTATTacatgttatgttgttatgggatatatatttaatgtttaaaaatagctggcgttacaatagttttaataaatcttaattgcggggtgccttattattttatatagaacagttatccggtcaaggaaggaaggacggacagcagctcccgtctaaaaacagtccatattcaccgatgtgtcaaattatttattaaagaaaaagtgaacatcataatgcttacgcgtttcgacttatcttcctcagagcacaaatatacattatgatttactgtcacataacaacaataacacaagtaatagtgattacacatgcgctgtaaaggtCCAGATTCAGGCAGATTGAGCACAGCCGGGTCTATagcggcgcattaacatctgctggacagacGTTTCTCCTgtgactgtcgcgtctcgattctacttacaagtacagcacgttgttaatacaaaatagtaataataatataatacaactgttgaaccacttcaccatcttaattaaaagaaaattatactttctgtatgtgtttgcattgctttccaattcattaaaatgcaaacaaacgttattattaattttatacaaatgatctcagtctaaattagcgggggtgggggtgcctgcagatccagttcagcccggcgacgagaacggggcggaccgtgtgcgcttgcgcattaaagtgtctcttggttgtgtgttattgtgtgtcaggtctctctcatgtctgtctgtgttcctgatgctcatttcttgacgcatccgacacgtgtggaagaaccgggaagaacgcaaagcgtcctaatgacgcaaaatactgccgtaaagattgcaatttgcgacacctcgatataaacgatatagcataatatgaaaagatagacgtttttctatcgtcatacgatatatatatcgtcatatcgcacagtcCTATGATGAATATACAGTATCTAAAACTCTGCTTCTTTAACATTCCTCACGATCGGTATATTATATATTCTAAGTGGCAGAAGATATGCACAGTGCATTAAAAAAggagcaaacaaaacaatatataattttgtattttattttttaccaagTGTAAAGAATGCAGTTTGTGAAGCAAAATACTCTTTTGGAATAGACACTTCAGAGCCCAAAACATGCTTCCACCCAGATCCTATCTTTTCTTTGGGATCAGAGAAGCTGAGGGAAATGCGTTTTATGATCAAGggttaaagaatgctttcatctCGGCACGAGAAGCCAGGTGCTACCAGCATAATCAATAATCAGGACCCTTTATTGTGGGAGTCTAGATCATGCTCCATAGACCATAAACCCCACTGAACTCTGCCTCCATGTCCCCCCTAAGGAAAAGTGTAATCATAGCCTGGATGAATTGCAGTGGGGTGTTTATGTACAGTGACTAGACAGGCGAATAGACACCTAAATTTGGAAAACCCACTGTTAGTTCTTCATCTTGATGGTGCTCCAGTACAGTAAGTGTGGGGTTCCTTCTTTTGCACTCTTTGTCTAGACAAATCCTACTGAGATATGAGCCACTGGTCCTACCGTGATTTAATCTAATCCTTACAGAATGAAACTTGCCAGTGCAAGAATCAACACAAAACATGCAAATCCAGAATGATCAgatcacagctctcacataataTGGGACATGTTTCCAGAAAGCCgatcctttcctttttttttttttttttttttttattgccacGTCAGACTGTGTTCTTTTCACTTTAATATCGAAGGGCATACATACCAAACTGTTTGAATGAGTTAATCTCTCCTACATCGAGAGATGTGCATGAGAACAGACCATTGCATTAAGCTGAGCCTTTCACTTGTTTCGATATGCATCTGAGAAGGCAGACAAtttttcttattaaaatatttaagtcAAACCTCTTTTTCTGTTGTTGAttgtatgagagtgtgtgtctctgaacaACAGACTGGGTGCACACAGCAAAAGCCAACGGTCATAAACAGCCTAGGCTTTATCATATAAAAAGAATCAGTCATGAAAAGAAGTCTAAACAATGGCACAGACCACAGCACCCTCCAGGGCCTATGAGTCCATCTGTTGACTGAAGTTTGGTATGCCTGCCACAGGTGGGTATTGCTTGCAGGTATCACTTTTACTCCAGCCTTGTATTATTAAAGGGTATTTGATCTCGTAAGCCTGCTCcaactacaactgcagcttctcAAGAGAACCTGATAGGGCAGGCCTTTGTTGCCTTTTGGTCTGTAATAAGACCCTGAGTCACTGTCCGTTTGATGTTTTCTCATTGTTTTTTCCTGTGCGCCTATCATAGTGAGAATTATTTACTTGGAGCTGTGTGTTCAAACCTCTCTTCTGCCCATacgaagagaaaaaaaacattttctgaggaGAACGGTAGTGTTTTACCATGAAGGGGGGAATCTAGAAGCTAGAAATGCATTGTTTaggaaaatgtgtcacttatTTAATCATATCTTGGAGCAGACCTAAATCCatgcatatataatatataatttttttttttttttaaactcattgtttattttttctcgttttcatatttatttttgtacactGGGCAGCAGTTGGTCAACTCAAGGTGCCAAAGTGATTTAGTTCTGTAAGAGGGCAGGAAATGAACAGGTTACAGGCGTTAAACCTCTTAGCAGTGTCAGCAGAAAGGGATTAATGGGCAACTGGAATGTTCTTGGAAGCTGAAGtatatttgttttgcttaaGAAGTACTGTTCTGGGACTCGGCAAGAACTTGTTCGGAGAGTTTCAGCTTTCATATGCATTTCCTGAAACCTATTTAGTTTCCTGGTTGGGGCTGTGTGACAACATTCCTGGAATTGTATCGTTTTAGTTGGAGCATCAAACCAAATTGTCCTCTTCAGATTACAGCCCAATTGTGATGTCCTTACCTTAGTTCCAGTACCACTCAAACTCAGGTTCGAGCTCAGATAGCTGAAATGTGACCAATTGGACACCAAAGCTTTTATAAAGGCCTCAAAAATGTATCAGGCTAGGGTAGCAcctaaataatatattataatatgtaCCTACTTCACAAATGATTTATGCACACAAGCACAAACCAATGGTCATGTATCTGACATGTATCTAACTCATTCTGCAGGAGTAGTGCACCAAGGAACTTTAAATAACTATTATACAATGGGATGTGTTCCCTTAGCAGctg from Amia ocellicauda isolate fAmiCal2 chromosome 8, fAmiCal2.hap1, whole genome shotgun sequence encodes the following:
- the LOC136754825 gene encoding MOB kinase activator 3B, with protein sequence MSIALKQVFNKDKTFRPKRKFEPGTQRFELHKKAQASLNSGVDLKAAVQLPHGEDLNDWVAVHVVDFFNRINLIYGTICEFCTEKTCPVMSGGPRYEYRWQDDLKYKKPTALPAPQYMSLLMDWIEVQINNEDIFPTSIGIPFPKNFIQICKKILCRLFRVFVHVYIHHFDRIILMGAEAHVNTCYKHFYYFGTELNLIDRKELEPLKEMTSRMCH